A stretch of Oryza brachyantha chromosome 4, ObraRS2, whole genome shotgun sequence DNA encodes these proteins:
- the LOC121054312 gene encoding pathogenesis-related protein PRMS-like, giving the protein MAFLIYCLVAMVSLSLASMSPAVSAVEPPTMSNTDQFLRAHNEARAAVGVPPLSWNSTLMMEALRYSSELRVDCDALPPAPWGTRGAYGRNLYHGHGVRRGADAAAFWAQGRRWYDVRGAANACAAPPGWGCGAYTQMVWRDTTQLACVARPCRCARRPCPDVIDTVAVCEYYPPGNLVGQRPY; this is encoded by the coding sequence ATGGCTTTCTTGATCTATTGCCTCGTCGCCATGGTGTCGCTGTCGCTGGCCTCCATGTCGCCGGCGGTCTCCGCTGTGGAACCCCCGACCATGTCGAACACGGATCAGTTCCTGCGGGCGCACAacgaggcgcgcgcggcggtgggcgtgccgccgctgtcgtGGAACTCCACGCTGATGATGGAAGCGCTGCGGTACTCCAGCGAGCTCCGCGTGGACTGcgacgcgctgccgccggcgccgtggggCACCCGCGGCGCGTACGGGCGGAACCTCTACCACGGCCACGGCGTGCGCCGcggcgcggacgcggcggcgttcTGGGCGCAGGGCCGGCGGTGGTACGACGTCCGCGGCGCCGCCAACGCCTGCGCGGCGCCGCCCGGCTGGGGCTGCGGCGCGTACACGCAGATGGTGTGGCGCGACACGACGCAGCTCGCCTGCGTGGCCCGCCCCTGCCGCTGCGCGCGTCGCCCCTGCCCCGACGTCATCGACACCGTGGCCGTCTGCGAGTACTACCCGCCGGGCAACCTCGTCGGCCAACGCCCGTACTGA
- the LOC121054313 gene encoding LOW QUALITY PROTEIN: pathogenesis-related protein 1-like (The sequence of the model RefSeq protein was modified relative to this genomic sequence to represent the inferred CDS: inserted 1 base in 1 codon), with protein sequence MSDTYVAVVVMVAMASSLRIAAAAATDGGRRERAAATVAEILSVHNEARRAXGVAPLSWSAGVAATAYARAYARSRRGDCAPRRSPLFYFGENAFVGKGRRLNATALAAAWVDEGRRWYDYGSNTCAAPPAPAAGAGSCERYTQVVWRNTTQLGCGLVVCGSGDTLLVCDYFPPGNYGTGRPY encoded by the exons ATGTCGGACACCTACGTCGCTGTCGTCGTAATGGTCGCGATGGCTTCTTCCCTGcgcattgctgctgctgccgccactgacggcggccgccgggagcgcgccgcggcgacggtggcggagaTCCTGTCGGTGCACAACGAGGCGCGGCGCG GTGGCGTGGCGCCGCTGAGCTGGAGCGCGGGCGTCGCGGCGACCGCGTACGCCAGGGCGTACGCGCGGTCCCGCCGCGGCGACTGCGCGCCCCGGCGGTCGCCGCTGTTCTACTTCGGCGAGAACGCGTTCGTCGGGAAGGGGCGGCGGCTGAACGCgacggcgctggcggcggcgtgggtggacgagggccggcggtgGTACGACTACGGGAGCAACAcgtgcgccgcgccgccggcgccggccgccggcgcaggGTCGTGCGAGCGGTACACGCAGGTGGTGTGGCGGAACACGACGCAGCTCGGCTGCGGCCTCGTCGTGTGCGGCTCCGGCGACACGCTGCTCGTGTGCGACTACTTCCCGCCGGGGAACTATGGCACCGGGCGGCCCTACTGA
- the LOC102709273 gene encoding L-type lectin-domain containing receptor kinase IX.1-like, translating to MAVQNPSSSSSSNAETPPLHLLLFLHLLLVAPAATSLSFSYDSFVSDDFRQEDDAMVTDGRIELLGEEFSARARGRALYKQPVQLWNGATGEEASFAAGFNFTIRSVAGRGNGLAGHGMAFFLAPFMPDMPQECYEGCLGLFDQSMAKSGAMGNATGAASFVAVEFDTRRDGWDPSGRHIGVDVNNVDSRGNYRVLPDDSLVDAGVMSATVAYDSGTRTLGVTLAVGGATYNLSADVHLRSFLPEQVAVGFSAATGDEFASNHTVLSCTFSSTLPTRRTRTTPASTSLARPAHISAAVAAAGALMLLLAVAVAVLIRRHARRRDGSKYHASTSDGDDPLGVGDEEDLESGTGPRPIPYAQLAAATGGFSEDVKLGQGGSGAVYGGRVRELGRDVAIKVFTRGASTEGRREYRSEVTVISRLRHRNLVQLVGWCHGRRRLLLVYELVRNGSLDGHLYGNDDALTWPLRYQIIVGLASAVLYLHQEWEQCVVHGDIKPSNIMLDESFNAKLGDFGLARLIDHGMSLQTMTAVAGTPGYLDPECVITGKASAESDMYSFGVVLLEVACGRRPMTVAPPPHNAAAFDDDGGDGERQVFRLVEWAWEQYGRGAAAALDAVADARLGGAFDRWEMQRVVAVGLWCAHPDPRARPSIRHAAEALQSRKFRMPVLPTRMPVAVYLQPSAASTMKYGDSMSSVGSAAVGYSSTSLATATATASSNSSLPPAISGSLSPRE from the exons ATGGCTGTCCAAAACCCTTCGTCTTCCTCGAGCAGCAATGCGGAGACGCCGCCACTGCACCTACTCCTCTTCCTCCACTTGCTGCTTGTCGCGCCAGCTGCCACCTCTCTCAGCTTCAGCTACGACTCCTTCGTCTCCGACGATTTCAGGCAGGAGGACGACGCCATGGTCACCGACGGCCGGATCGAGCTGCTCGGCGAGGAGTTCTCGGCGCGGGCCAGGGGACGGGCGCTGTACAAGCAGCCGGTGCAGCTCTGGAACGGCGCCACCGGCGAGGAGGCCAGCTTCGCCGCGGggttcaacttcaccatccggTCGGTGGCTGGCCGCGGCAACGGGTTGGCCGGCCACGGCATGGCGTTCTTCCTCGCGCCGTTCATGCCGGACATGCCGCAGGAGTGCTACGAGGGCTGCCTCGGCCTGTTCGACCAGAGCATGGCGAAGAGCGGCGCCATGGGTaacgccaccggcgccgccagcttcgtcgccgtcgagtTCGACACGCGGAGGGATGGATGGGACCCTAGCGGCCGGCACATCGGCGTCGACGTGAACAACGTCGACTCGCGCGGGAACTACAGGGTCCTTCCGGACGACAgcctcgtcgacgccggcgtgATGTCCGCGACGGTCGCGTACGACAGCGGCACGAGGACGCTGGGCGTcaccctcgccgtcggcggcgccacgTACAACCTCTCGGCGGACGTCCACTTGCGAAGCTTTCTGCCGGAGCAGGTCGCTGTGGGGttctcggcggcgaccggcgacgagtTCGCCAGCAACCACACAGTGCTGTCCTGCACCTTCAGCTCGACTctgccgacgaggaggacacGCACCACCCCGGCATCAACCTCGTTAGCCAGGCCGGCGCATAtcagcgccgccgtggccgcggccggcgcgctgatgctcctcctcgccgtcgccgtcgccgtgctcaTCCGCCGCCATGCTCGCCGACGCGACGGCAGCAAATACCACGCGTCCAcctccgacggcgacgaccccctcggcgtcggcgacgaggaggacctGGAGTCCGGGACGGGGCCACGCCCCATCCCGTACGCacagctggcggcggcgacgggcggcttCTCCGAGGACGTCAAGCTCGGGCAGGGCGGGTCCGGGGCGGTGTACGGCGGGCGCGTGCGGGAGCTGGGGCGCGACGTGGCGATCAAGGTGTTCACGAGGGGGGCGTCGacagaggggaggagggagtacAGGTCGGAGGTGACGGTGATCAGCCGGCTGCGGCACCGGAACCTGGTGCAGCTGGTGGGGTGGtgccatggccggcggcggctgctgctggtgtACGAGCTGGTGCGCAACGGCAGCCTCGACGGCCACCTCTACGGCAACGACGACGCGCTGACTTGGCCGCTCAG GTACCAGATTATTGTTGGATTGGCCTCCGCCGTGCTGTACCTCCATCAGGAATGGGAGCAGTGCGTCGTCCATGGCGACATCAAGCCCAGCAACATCATGCTCGACGAGTCCTTCAACGCCAAGCTCGGCGACTTCGGCCTCGCGCGCCTCATCGACCACGGCATGAGCCTCCAGACCAtgaccgccgtcgccggcacgCCGGGCTACCTCGACCCGGAGTGCGTCATCACCGGCAAGGCCTCCGCCGAGTCCGACATGTACAGCTTCGGCGTCGTCCTGCTCGAGGTGGCGTGCGGGAGGCGCCCCAtgacggtggcgccgccgccccacaATGCTGCCGCCttcgacgacgatggcggcgacggcgagcgccagGTGTTCCGGCTGGTCGAGTGGGCGTGGGAACAGTACGGCcggggtgcggcggcggcgctcgacgCCGTGGCggacgcgcggctcggcggcgcgtTCGACCGGTGGGAGATGCAGCGCGTGGTGGCCGTCGGGCTGTGGTGCGCGCACCCGGACCCGAGGGCGCGGCCGTCGATCAGGCATGCGGCGGAGGCGCTGCAGTCGAGGAAGTTCAGGATGCCGGTGCTGCCGACGAGGATGCCGGTGGCCGTGTACCTGcagccgtccgccgcgtccaCCATGAAGTACGGCGACAGCATGAGCTCCGTCGGGTCGGCGGCTGTTGGTTACTCGTCGACCAGCctcgcgacggcgacggcgacggcgtcgtccAACTCCAGCTTGCCGCCGGCCATCTCTGGCAGCTTGAGCCCAAGAGAATGA
- the LOC102718168 gene encoding germin-like protein 8-14, with the protein MFTNTMGNAMLLLLVPLLSLIMASSTPSTQALVQDFCVGDLARGDTPAGYPCKPEAAVTADDFSYRGLSATGPTIEPFNIALSSAFSPRFPGVNGLGISAAIVHFGPGGVVPLHSHPGGSELLFVVEGTLSAGFISSVTNKVYTQTLRKGDLMVFPQGLLHFQIATGAGAGGNDDNATAPAAVALSMYSSSNPGLQILDFALFANNLPSDVLSKVSVLDELQIKKLKSLFRGTG; encoded by the coding sequence ATGTTCACAAACACCATGGGGAACGccatgctcctcctcctcgtgccCTTGCTCTCCCTGATCATGGCGTCGTCCACCCCTTCCACGCAGGCCCTGGTCCAGGACTTCTGCGTCGGCGACCTGGCCCGCGGCGACACGCCGGCGGGCTACCCGTGCAAGCCCGaggccgccgtcaccgccgacgACTTCTCCTACCGCGGCCTGTCCGCCACCGGCCCGACCATCGAGCCCTTCAACATCGCCCTCTCCTCGGCCTTCTCCCCGCGGTTCCCCGGCGTGAACGGGCTGggcatctccgccgccatcgtccACTTCGGCCCCGGCGGCGTCGTGCCGCTGCACTCCCACCCGGGCGGCAGCGAGCTCCTGTTCGTCGTCGAGGGCACGCTGTCCGCCGGCTTCATCAGCTCCGTCACCAACAAGGTGTACACCCAGACGCTCCGCAAGGGCGACCTCATGGTGTTCCCGCAGGGCCTCCTGCACTTCCAGatcgccaccggcgccggcgccggcggcaacgacgacaacgcgacggcgccggccgccgtggcgcTCTCGATGTACAGCAGCTCCAACCCGGGCCTGCAGATCCTGGACTTCGCGCTCTTCGCCAACAACCTCCCGAGCGATGTGCTCAGCAAGGTCAGCGTGCTCGACGAGCTGCAGATCAAGAAGTTGAAGTCTCTCTTTCGCGGGACCggataa